One Nicotiana tomentosiformis chromosome 1, ASM39032v3, whole genome shotgun sequence genomic window, GTTGTCGAAACGAAATttcatgatttgataagaaccgaaatattcaatattgttttaaaatattttcgtactagtatatacggattacagagacaagtataaatgggagtagaCTTTGAAGTATTCTgtagctaacggcgggttcgttagacctggtgcaccttgtaattaccgattaccgttacaaccctcgctagtgggaaggtagaactagcataccatTACTGATTTCCCTCTAGTagggactaccgttatatttgaTTTCTTGCGAAAAAGTCCAcagttataccgattacatgatccattcattgaaacctcccaaacatgaatattgatattacaCAGTATTTACCGAGCTTATTATCGAATTGTCAATTGATTTATATCACAGGAAACACATGATGAGACtgattattatttattgtttctgaaagggcattcttatgatattttctgtatactatactagcatgttttctgacttgtccctaataaaaacggttgtggttaagtgttattactcactgagctagcgactcattcCCCGCTAATTTTTTTACAGAGACAGCAGTTGACGCGggcgaggatttcgttaattagagcgcacgggttgatagttcttggtgagtctcgcacttgttcgcgtgggcggagattttatttattgttatggtcttttctttgaactcttagaaTCGCTACATAGTCATTCTTTTAGTATCATGagtattcttttgttattatagACTTATGTTGAGTATCGCTCATTCTTATCAAAGTTGCTACTAAGTGCcagtcatgatcctaaattggatcgtgacaggtCCTTAGAGTTCCGGTTGCACCATTTCTAACCCAACGAGGTCCACTTGTGCAATTTCGAATTCAAGGAAATTTTTTATGGGTGGTACCTCAGCGCCATGGTTTCAAATGTACAAATAAAATCATAATTGGGTAATTTTATGGTGATACGAGAGAATATAATGGGTAAAATTTTGGATGGTATCTGAGAAAGTAATTCCTTCATGAGTTTTTTTATAGAGTTTGAATTGAAAAAAATTCAAACTTCATGATTTTTTTCTTGGAGCTCCATGAATTTTTTGTGAAGATTTTGAACTCCAATACAGTATATTTACTGCGAAACTTTCCTTTGTACTCCAGAGAGACGGCAAGACGGTCCTTTTTCACAAACAGATTATTTATCAAAGCTGGAGTGCTATTACCATTTAATTTATCCTTTGGCTGATGTGTTAGACTGAGTTCAtgtccaaaaataaaatactagtactagtttaaaaaaaatagatacaTTCACAAAACAATAACTGGTTTGTTTCCATATACCGTCTTCTGATACTAATTTTAATCAAACACTTACAAATATGTTACTCATAATTAGTCAACACAACTTCGATAGATATTCTTCATTAGAGAAAGCAGAAAAAGGACACAGAATAATCCGTTTTCACTTCCTCAGCATTACGGATTCTTGTAGCACATGAACGGTTTATCATAATATAATCAATCTTTGACGTcgtcaaaattttaaaaagaaaacgaGATATTAAAATAGAATTAATATTTTAGGCACAATCTATATATATAAAGGACTTAATATGGAATTCTTAGAAACATATACTACTAATAATTAAGTGATGGGGGTGCTTCAGATCTCTTTCTTTCTCTTAATTGGGATGCTTGTAACCACAAGTTCTTCTGTGTCAAGTTATAAGATCTCAGTTCCATTTAATAGAAGCAGTTTTCCATCAGATTTCATCTTTGGAGCTGCCTCTGCTTCTTATCAGGTTTTTGTATTAAATATCTTTGTTAATGCATTTCTTCATATATAATTCGTTCTAATGCCTATATATGTACGTTTGCATAGTATGAAGGAGCAGCAAATAAAGATGGTAAAGGTCCTAGTATCTGGGATACCTTTACCCACAATCATCCTGGTAATTAATGTCCTTTCCCCTCTAAATTAAAGTTTAATTCCGATCCGATCCATAATTTTAAAAGTACAATATTTCATTATTTCCAATATCAAGATTTTTGAAGGCTTGAACCATTTAGGTTTAAATCCTGAATTCGTATTTATCATAAAGGTAGAATACTTCTTTAGATGTAGTAGCAAGTATTTGTTAGTAGCAATCTTTGTTAAGGGAAACTTTCCAAATCtctagttttatttatttattgttcgTCCAAGTGAAATTTCTTAGTAATTGGATGTGAGCTAACAAATTTCAATGATCGTCATTGTATCCATTTTATGTTTCTTTCTTAGCTTGTTTCGAACATTGCTAAATCTTTTTCTTGTCTATTTATTAATGACACAGTGAGAATAATTAAGTTGGCAAATATAGGGATCCGATTTACGACAAAAATAAATTATACAGTTTTGTTTTTTATTTCCTGATGTTTCTGCAGAAAGGATAGCAGACCGTAGCAACGGTGACGTAGCCCTTGATTTTTACCATCGCTACAAGGTATTAGTTCAAGCATTTTAAAGTAAGAAGCAAAAATCCAAGGAAACGAAAGTTTTTGAcaatggaaatccatggttctaAATGCTAAACTTCTATTTTAATTCTACCCTATTATTCAATGTTCCTTAGGATGACATAAAGCTGATGAAATTTGAAGGGTTAAATGGTTTCAGATTTTCCATCTCCTGGTCAAGAGTTTTACCATGTAAGAATACTTCTGTTAGATTTACTTTATTGCAACATGTTatatgtcacggcccaattttccctctgtgtGACATCGTGACGGCAACTAGTTTCTACGACTAGATAAGTCTAATATttacggaataataaaataaaaatataaatttaacaattAACTGTAGCAGTAACAACATAACTGGATACCATGACACCTGGCATGTAATACACAAAAATTCCAAAACCCGAAatatcatgaatcacaaactacagaaggaaagtcTAGTGTGTCTATACATCAcagtctaacaaaggaaaaatacagaagataatggacatgggaaagagtagaaggggactccgaggtctgcggacgcgacagatataccttgaagtctccaaagctgtcccggctcactaatagtgcggctgataaggagcacctggatctgcacacgaaaaatatgtgcagagagtagcatgagtacaccacaatcggtacccaataagtgtcaaacctaacctcggtcgggtagtgacgaggtcaggtcagggtcctactggtatatatataataaaataaggtAGAATaaaataccgcagtaaaataaagactgaaatttaacaggaATAAAATCAtaaaagacaacagctcagtacacagagataacaacaggggatctcccgagatactgtctcgtagtcccaaacgtaaatgtgtagtataggggatctcccgaaatactgtttcgtagtcccaaagtaaatatgtagtacatggagatctcccgaaataccgttccgtagtcccaaaataaatatgcagtacagtgggatctcctggaataccattcggtagtcccaaagtaaatatgcagtaaagggggatctcccggaatactgttccgtagacCCAAAAGTAAAAATACAGCTCAAACAATAGAATTAACAGCTACAACACGAAATCCTACAATTTATacaaagtacaagtcaagaaaaagcaagaatttcactaaacatgctgcgcGGAGTTCAGAtaagcaattaaggcaagtagacatgCTACTCTAATCtaacaggatactacacatgttgATGTAACTCTAATAAGAAGGAAACAGGTTATTACTTAGCATATATCGGGTTTTTACAATAattagctcgtgtacgtactcgtcacctcacgtacacggcgctcacatatcaaaacagtatcaaatcctaagggaatttcctacacacaaggttaggcaagccacttacctcgaaccaagctcaatcaatcggtcacaatacctttcccacaaatatccggctctgaatgacccaaatctagccaaaagcaattacatatcataaatagaaccataatagactcatctaattaatgaaatcaatactttaacaaaaatttcgtTTGCCCTAAAAAGTTgatccgggcccacatctcgaaatcgggcAAAAATTATAATATctaaaagcccattcactcacgagtccaaccataccaaatttatcaaaatccgacctcaaatgaccactcaaaaccccaaatcaagctcttcaaatccctagcctccaactcccaattttcaccttaaatacacactaactaggtagaaaaataaatggggaagcaagattattgatcaaaaataagcacaagggacttaactCAAAAAACCCCTCAAAATGCTcccaagaaatcgccaaacccgagtttaaaatattgaaaatgagcaaaaaccGCGAACCTTTGATTAACAAAATATCTAGCTATTTTGTCAAAAAAACCCGAATTTGGTGATAGAGTAAACAAAATATCTAGCTACTTATTTTAGAAAATAAACGTGGTTATTATTTGGTTAATTGACAAGTCAAGTGGCTAGATATATGAATTCTTTTTTGTTTAATATTGCAACAGCATGGTTTTCTACCAATTGGCTCCATTTGATTCTTTAATAACAAATAATCTCATAGATTGGAAGTAGTAATCGCTCGCATTAATGACATTATACAAATAATTTCCCCAACTAACGAatcttatcttcttcttttttatacTTTGTCTCAGATGGGAAACCTTGTAGAGGAGTAAACAAAGAGGGCATTGCCTTCTATAACAACCTTATCAATGAGCTCCTAGCTAAAGGTCAAATATATTATCTCTAtacatttattttttaattcttaACTTTTTCTTATTGCGACTAAATAAGGGGCGAAAACACGTTTAATTAAGTTTAATTCTCCCACAAACCCATTCAGGTATACAACCTATGGTTACCCAATTCCATTGGGATCTACCTCAAGTTCTTGAAGATGAGTATATTGGCTTTCTAAACCCTCAAATtatgtaagtaacacttctataaaataaaattttttttattcttaattttttTCTAAAAGAAGAGAGATAGTAAAGTGTGTAACATTATTATTGTAGCTTTGATTTTCGAGATTATGCGGAGTTGTGCTTTAAAGAATTTGGTGATAGAGTAAAACTTTGGACAACAATAAATGAGCCAAGTGGTTATGCCCTTACTGGTTATGACTTACGCATTTTCCCCCCTTTGAGATGCTCCATTGGTTGTATTGCTGGAAACTCTGCCACTGAGCCTTACATAGTTGCCCATCACTTGCTTCTTGCTCATGCACAAGCAGCTAAGTTATACAGAGTGAAATATCAggtaattaattgttattcccgccaatattgttgtatttgtaaataataattctgcaaaatataagttaacgtaatgaaataataataaattcgagtccactgaattcacagtgtttccttaaggaatttaatcccctcctagtacccaaggtaatggattatttcctctcaggatagaacgaataacacactggtgtagcggtacttcaaaccccagtgtttcagcgaacacaaagttcggtagcaaatcacacttacagttgctttgtttgaagttaaaaacaatgcagaacgaatgagtataaactcagaaaatcgtatggaaatgctgagaggaaggagtgcaaatgtatagccaatttattgagcgaattgtgtgttgtgtgttgagtgtctttcttcaacatctgctgcacatatatatagcagcaaaatattgaagaagaccaaacgtccaccctccatggtggagcaagcattacatgtttgtggagcaagcacttcatggtgggaagagcattaggcggctgccaaatggtcaatacacggattggaaaatatccgttacaaatgcggataatcttacgttaatatttactattaacaaataaatttggtccaaaaaattaatcaatcaatcgatcatttgaccaaatccaaatccaaatccaaatccaaagccgaagccgtagacatagccgagcgagcgacgacgacgacggcgcgaggcttgctttcttcttaactctttaagagctacaagaagagcaattatatatatacccaccaaaaatgtcttcctcttccaatatgggacaatgtctcattgtcaagaggggaaacttaaaattttactcaaaattttatttttcctccatttcccattcaccctcattttaagaatatttcatcttaaaaacaaaacctcaacaatccaccacatgaatggggaatggctaacacttcacacttacataggtgattcctaaacgtgtcatcctgtagatatactatttgatatacctcgtatcaaatttagaaatcattaaaaagccttaatgctttattcttagtactgaacattgtctcatcacgagaacggactaaaatttatttgacaatgttgaaccgtcattaatgactttgtttgatctccttgaacctagatcttgggatctccagtcttctaggtagtgttaccgccacaatgacttgttctcggccatagccccatttcccttgatgatttctcaactacctctctagttaggccttttgtaagtggatccgacatattatcacttgactttacatagtcaatcgtgataattcctctagagagtaattgcctaacagttttatgtcttcgtcgtatatgacgagatttaccgttatacataacgctcccagcccttccaattgccgcttgactatcacaatgtatgcatattggtgccaacagtttgggccaaaatggaatgtcttccaagaaattccggagccattcagcttcttcaccggctttatctaaggctatgaattcagcctccattgtagagcgggcaatacatgtttgtttggacgacttccaagataccgctcctccaccaatagtgaatacatatccactcgtggacttagaatcagttgaaccggtgatccaatttgcatcacagtatccctcaatcaccgcaggaaaattactgtagtgcaattcaaagttctgggtatgttctaaatatcccaaaactcgtttcattgccatccaatgagattggcctggattgctcgtatatcgactcagtttacttatagcacaagctatatctggtcgtgtacaattcatgatatacattaagcatcccaatacacgagcataatccaattgtgatatgctttggcctttgttctttgctaatgcaagattcacgtcaattggagtctttgcaactttaaagcccaagtgcttgaatttttcaagtattgtcttaatataatgagattgtgacaatgccagaccttgaggagtcttatggatcttaattctcagaattaaatcagcaactcccaagtctttcatatcaaacttgctattgagcatacgcttagtagcatttatgttggcaatgtcattactcattatcagcatatcatccacatataggcaaacaatgactatgtgatttggaacatttttaatgtacacacatttatcacattcatttatcttaaaaccatttgacaacattatttggtcaaatttcgcatgccattgtttgggtgcttgttttagtccgtaaagagacttaacaagtctacatactttcttttctttacctggaactacaaacccttcaggttgttccatgtaaatttcttcctccaactctccattcaAGAAGgcagtcttaacatccatttgatgaatttcaagaccatacgctgcagctaatgctaccaacattcgtatggacgtaattcttgtaactggagagtatgtatcaaagtagtctagaccttctcgttgtctataccctttgactacgagccttgccttgaatttatcaatagtgccatcatctttgatttttctcttaaaaatccatttagaacccaaaggtttatttccaggaggaagatcaaccaattcctatgtatggttgttcaatatggattctatttcactattgactgcctctttccaaaataatggttccgaagaagtcatagctctttaaatgtttgaggctcattctccaataagaaagtcataaaatctggtccaaataaagtagacgttctttgacgtttactacgtcttggattctcctgattacatgtactttcttttgtttcttcccgaggtcatttagatccttcatcaaacgactcacattcctttttatacggatatatattttcaaagaactcagcattatctgattctataaccgtattattatgaatgtcgggattttctgatttatgaaccagaaatcgatatgctttactatttgtcgcatatcctatgaaaacacaatcaacggttttcggtcctatctttacccttttgggtttaggaacttgcacttttgccaaacacccccacactttaaaataattcaagttgggcttccttcctttccatttttcatatggaatggattgtgttttgctatggggcactcgatttaatattcgattagccgtaagaatggcttccccccacaagttctgtggcaaaccagaacttatcaacaacgcattcatcatctcctttaatgtgcgattctttctttccgcaatcccattagatttgggcgtgtaaggggctgttgtttgatgaataattccatattctaaacatatttcttcaaaaggagattcatattcaccacccctatcacttcttatcatttttactttcttgttaagttgcgtttcaaattcatttttgtattgcctgaatgcgtctattgcttcatctttactattcagtaagtaaacatagcaatatcgagtaccatcgtcaataaaagttatgaaatacttctttccaccgcgagatgatattgacttcatgtcacaaatatctgtgtgaattaagtctaaaggatttgaattcctttcaactgacttataaggatgtttaacatacttagattccacacatgtttgacattttgatttttcgcattcaaacttgggcagtacttccaagttaatcatttttcgcaaggttttataattgacatgacccaaacgtacatgccataaatcatttgactcaagtaagtaagaagaagctgaaatattattattattttccacaaccattacatttaggttgaaaaggccctcggttaggtaaccttttcctacaaatattttattcttactaattacaaccttgtttgacacaaaaacgcacttaaaaccgtgcttaacaagaagtccagtagagactaaattctttctcatttcgggaacatgaaggacattgttcaaagtcatgaccttgccagaagtcattttcagaaatatctttccatatccttcaacttttgctgttgaagcatttcccatataaactgtctctccgggttcagcaagagcataggtagcaaaagcctctctaactgcacaaacatggcgagtggctcctgaatcaaaccaccacagtttaggatttcccaccaagttacattcagaaagcatggcacacaagttatcaacatcatcatggtttactaccatgtttgcttgacctcttttcttgtctttctttggagcacgacactccgtagacttgtgtccagttttcccacagttgtagcagtttccacttgcttgggttgtatttcggaccagaagccttcttcctctttttgttagcttcaacaatatttgctcccattattgttgaatttccacggcctctcctttcagcagctttattgtcctcttcgattctcaaccgaacaatgagatcttcaagggacatttcctttcgtttgtgtttcaaataatttttgaagtccttccacaacggaggcaacttctcaatcattgctgctacttggaatgcttcgttgatgacaagaccttcagcaagtagatcatgaataatcacttgcaattcctggacttgggtaataacagatttgctatctaccattttgtagtccaaaaattttgcggcaacgaatttcttcattccggcatcttcagttttatatttcttttcaagcacattccacaattcttttgacgtctccacgctgctgtatacattatacagattatcatccagtccgctaagaatataattcttgcataaaaatcagaatgcttccatgcttcaatcacgagaaagcgttcattatctggaagatcaggaacatcttccttgatgaacttctgtagacataacgtagttaagtagaagaacatcttctgctgccagcgcttgaaatcaatcccggaaaatttttcgggtttttctgccggtgccaacgccggtgttcggcttgtcgatgcgttggcagttaccatcggaacagcttggttttcgctttcagtcatcattttttctgtaaaagaatgacacaaacaaacgtttaatacacgttttcaaactggagtaaaaatcacgtagattttaatatccaacaaaatgccacaaaggcttaactctccaaaacgggagtacacaaaccacaaaggttttagtttgcagaataataagaataacaccaatacagaaattaatattaaattccttaagattgttattcccggcaatattattatatttgtaaataataattctgcaaaatataagttaacgtaatgaaacaataataaattcgagcccactgaattcacagtattttcttaaggaatttaatcccctcctagtacccaaggtaatggattatttcctcccaggatagaacgaataacacactggtgtagcggtacttcaaaccccagtgtttcagcgaacacaaagttcggtagcaaatcacacttacagttgctttgtttgaagttaaaaacaatgcagaacgaaggagtataaactcagaaaatcgtatggaaatgctgagaggaaggagtgcaaatgtatagccaatttgttgagcgaattgtgtgttgtgtgttgagtgtctttcttcaacatctgctgcacatatatatagcagcaaaatattaaagaagaccaaacgtccaccctccatggtagagcaagcattacatgtttgtgaagcaagcacttcatggtgggaagagcattaggcggctgccaaatggtcaatacacggattggaaaatatccgttataaatgcggataatcttacgttaatatttactattaacaaataaatttggtccaaaaaattaatcaatcaatcgtttgaccaaatccaaatccaaatccaaagccgaagccgaagccgaagccgaagccgaagccataGCCGAGCCGAGCgggcgacgacgacgacggcgcgaggcttgctttcttcttaactctttaagagctacaagaagagcaattatatatatacccaccaaaaatgtcttcctcttccaatatgggacaatgtctcattgtcaagaggggaaacttaaaattttactcaaaattttattttccctccatttcccattcaccctcattttaagaatatttcatcttaaaaacaaaacctcaacatTAATTATGTTTGATTTCAATTTATATGGCATAGTTATACTCGAAACAGAATCTAAGAaagaaatgaagacttttgaaacttataaTCGTAATATATGTGTGACtataaaacttttgaaatttTGATTTTTAACATGCTATAACATTTACGTGAATATAAAAAACTTTTCATTAAGAGTATAAACTGAAAAGGGGGAAATATGAATATTCTTTAAAAAACAATGCAACTAGCTAGTCATTTCTATGAGAATATTGTCACCATTGGAAATTATTTTATTTGCTTGAAATCTaagaaatatttttgagaaattatGCAGGCGTCACAAAAAGGGGAGATAGGAATAGTACTAGTGGCTAGTTGGCTTGAGCCCTattccaaaatgaagaaagatttAGAAGCAGCTCAACGAGCCATTGACTTCTCCATTGGATGGTGAGTACACTTTCCATAATTAATACTCTCATTTTATATCACACTAGACACAAAAGCGATAAAGTCGATTTGATTTCTGCATTATATTAGTGATAATAGAAgagatttttaatttaatttacatgTTCTTTT contains:
- the LOC104103475 gene encoding furcatin hydrolase-like; the protein is MGVLQISFFLLIGMLVTTSSSVSSYKISVPFNRSSFPSDFIFGAASASYQYEGAANKDGKGPSIWDTFTHNHPERIADRSNGDVALDFYHRYKDDIKLMKFEGLNGFRFSISWSRVLPYGKPCRGVNKEGIAFYNNLINELLAKGIQPMVTQFHWDLPQVLEDEYIGFLNPQIIFDFRDYAELCFKEFGDRVKLWTTINEPSGYALTGYDLRIFPPLRCSIGCIAGNSATEPYIVAHHLLLAHAQAAKLYRVKYQASQKGEIGIVLVASWLEPYSKMKKDLEAAQRAIDFSIGWFMHPLTYGDYPERMCKNVGNRLPKFTTEQAEIVKGSCDFMGLNYYTSFYVADNIFTPSKENISYSTDYQVNQTVERNGELIGEPTGSAFFFVVPRGLLEVLVYTKEKYNNPKIYITENGMSDGNVRMVQEGIKDFQRVDFLRRHLMALNTAIK